The following coding sequences are from one Epinephelus fuscoguttatus linkage group LG5, E.fuscoguttatus.final_Chr_v1 window:
- the LOC125888852 gene encoding piggyBac transposable element-derived protein 4-like has product MEPEQPESAKQPVSWRELFEQCPVSDEGSFASSDPDSADSADEADFLEGRDPSFDTVDDVEEEEMEGRRGRGRGGGRVRSESLPGDEAGWKTEKEPDSMPHPPQRFIPKRKPGVQPPLSQCVDNPSPSELFRMYFDRAAIKTLCANTNKNAAKNIAGGKKYKWADVTEAEMYQYIGITLYMGILKLPKLKDFWRASSIFHVPYIQEVMPRDRFLTIAWNIHISDPGEDAFNDCKKGTDDYDCLHRIRPLYDSLRVACKAVYHPQQNLSVDERMVATKARIPITQYMKNKPANGGIILFVLSDNTGYTVDFNISTGRSTQVTGKGLHFDAMMSLINKNVLGFGYRIYCDNFYTSPALFRHLHDLGFGACGTFRDSSIGVPKTKVNALTKDSPRGTIRWIREGPLVFIKWKDTREVNVCSTLHTAYSGDTVRRAIKVGGKQKVVEMPVPSAVKDYNSFRGGVDLSDQLIGSYSSWRKSTKWYVTVLHHFIDIAVTNSYLLHKELCGRREQQPMTHQAFQEQLTAELCGVPAQPAPECCPHIPVAIVEGASGSKKATQGRRKCTLCGKCTPFMCEACQVPLCVIVDRNCHKTYHSSPGDIEK; this is encoded by the exons ATGGAACCAGAACAACCCGAAAGCGCGAAACAGCCTGTGTCCTGGCGCGAACTTTTCGAGCAATGTCCAGTGTCGGATGAAGGTTCATTCGCCTCATCTGATCCGGATTCTGCCGACAGTGCAGATGAAGCAGACTTCCTTGAAGGGAGAGATCCGTCCTTTGACAC TGTTGAcgatgtggaggaggaggaaatggagggacgcagagggagaggaagaggaggggggagagtaAGGTCAGAGTCACTACCTGGTGATGAAGCTGGCTGGAAAACTGAAAAGGAGCCTGACTCCATGCCACACCCCCCACAACGCTTCATACCCAAAAGAAAGCCAGGTGTGCAGCCACCTCTGTCGCAATGCGTGGACAATCCATCTCCATCTGAGCTGTTCAGGATGTACTTCGACCGGGCTGCCATCAAAACACTGTGtgccaacacaaacaaaaacgcGGCAAAAAATATCGCTGGGGGCAAGAAATACAAATGGGCCGACGTCACAGAGGCTGAAATGTATCAGTACATTGGGATCACGCTGTACATGGGGATTCTGAAGCTGCCCAAGTTGAAAGATTTTTGGCGTGCCAGTTCCATCTTCCATGTGCCATACATTCAGGAGGTCATGCCCAGAGACCGGTTCCTCACCATCGCTTGGAACATCCATATAAGTGACCCCGGGGAAGATGCTTTTAATGACTGCAAGAAAGGCACCGATGATTATGACTGTCTGCACAGAATACGCCCCCTGTACGACAGTTTACGTGTAGCCTGCAAAGCTGTGTACCACCCCCAGCAAAACCTCTCCGTGGACGAGCGCATGGTCGCCACCAAAGCCAGGATTCCTATAACGCAGTATATGAAGAACAAGCCAGCAAACGGGGGGATAATACTTTTTGTGCTGTCCGACAACACAGGCTACACTGTGGACTTCAACATTTCCACAGGGAGGTCCACTCAGGTCACTGGGAAGGGGCTGCATTTTGATGCCATGATGTCTCTCATCAACAAAAACGTCCTGGGATTTGGATATCGCATTTATTGTGATAACTTCTACACCAGCCCAGCACTGTTCCGCCACCTTCACGACCTGGGGTTTGGAGCCTGTGGGACATTTCGGGACTCAAGTATAGGCGTCCCTAAAACAAAAGTCAACGCCCTGACAAAAGATTCTCCACGAGGGACAATCAGGTGGATCAGAGAGGGGCCTCTTGTCTTCATCAAGTGGAAGGACACGAGGGAGGTGAATGTGTGCTCCACGCTGCACACTGCCTACTCAGGGGACACTGTGAGAAGAGCCATCAAGGTTGGTGGAAAACAAAAAGTAGTCGAGATGCCAGTGCCGTCGGCTGTGAAGGACTACAACAGCTTCAGGGGGGGAGTTGACCTGTCAGACCAGCTGATTGGCTCCTATTCCTCGTGGAGAAAGAGTACTAAGTGGTATGTGACCGTGCTGCATCATTTCATTGACATTGCCGTAACAAACAGCTACTTGCTCCACAAGGAGCTGTGTGGCAGACGGGAGCAGCAGCCGATGACGCACCAGGCCTTCCAGGAGCAGCTGACCGCCGAGCTCTGCGGAGTGCCCGCACAACCAGCCCCGGAGTGCTGTCCGCACATCCCTGTTGCCATCGTTGAGGGGgcatctggctccaaaaaagcCACACAGGGGCGCAGGAAGTGCACGCTGTGTGGGAAGTGCACTCCCTTCATGTGCGAGGCATGTcaggtgcctctgtgtgtcatcGTGGACAGGAACTGTCACAAGACGTATCATAGCTCCCCTGGTGATATTGAAAAGTAG